TCTATattgaaaatgatttatttgataAGTTAGATAGTGAAGTTATCATGGATCATTTCCAAAACATGAAAACTCGTAGGTGACAATTGTAatgtattaaattagttaatttatgaaGTTATGAACACTTTTGTTTACAttaatttatagattttttttattagattagTACATATAGTGCCCCCTATATAGAATTCCTGACTCCACCACTGAGAATTTTAATGCACCATCGATTGAGAATTTGTTCACGACTTTTGGCTCTAGCCAAAATCATTAGTGCATTAAGATTTCCTACCTACTGTATACAACTTTGACatcaattaaaatatcaaaggATTCTATTTTTACctttttggttatttatttatttttttaaaaaattgatatgcCTCAATCCCATTTCGTAATCGAGGTTGGGCTAAACCAAACTTGGGCCAGCAGGCCCTAAGGCCCAATACATACCACAAACAAAGTTAGCTGACAAATCAAAATGTGGCCCAGGCCCATTATGCCCGTTGGTTTCCTGGAGGACAAGAAACTTGCCTTCAACTTTCCTGTAAACATCCATATTAACCGGCATTTTTTTCCTCTAGTTCGATCATTTCCTTCGTCCTTGTGTTTCTTTCTTTGGTTCCAGTTCGCCTTTCTGTTCTCTTATTGCTCTAGATTCTAATTCAAGGTAAAGTTGAAGTATTTAGATTTCGCTTCTTTTTGTTCTTCGAATTCATTTGCGGATTCACTATACATTGCAGATTGGAATCTTTGTCTTTCATTAGGGTTTTGGTATCCGCCTGTTTTCTTAGTTGAAAATTGCTTGCATTTTGATGAATACACGGATCTGTTTTGATTTCTGATAAAAATTTAGGAGGGGTACTTAGATTTCGATCATATGATTCTATTTTTGATGGTCGAGGAGCTTTGTATAGAGCGTATATTCAGTGAAGTAGAACTTGCTCAGTCATCGGCACTGCTGGGGGTGTTTCTCgggatttttttgttttctctaaCTTTTGTCTTGGTGTATGGAATATGGATAACTTCTTTGTAAGACGAACCCTGTATTTAAGCTTGATATTTGATCATTAGCAGGATTTGGAATATGAAGCTCGATACCAGTGGTCTTCAAACAACCGCCCCGCTGTTTGGGCCAAAAATGGAGGCTCTGGAAGGGTTTGCAGCTGCTCCATCCTTTGAGATCCCTAATTCCAGTGACGTAATTTGTAAATCATTTCTCATACTGCTTTCTGGGGTGCATAATTCTATGTAGAATTGCGTTTTCTGACTTTGATATCCTCCGTATTTCAGTTTGATGGCTTTCAGAAAGATGCCATTCAAATGGTAAAACCAGCAAAAGGAACAACTACGCTGGCTTTCATTTTTAAGGAAGGAGTCATGGTTGCTGCTGATTCCCGTGCCAGCATGGGAGGCTATATATGTAAACCTTATTACATGTGTTCTTCAAGCAAATTTCAGATTTAGTTTTTAGATGTGGTTTGGTTTGGATATCATGAACTACAAAGTACTATTTTAAGTTTCTCTATCCCTTTTAGCAATTAGAAGTCTGTGACCCTACCCTATAGATAGAATGCTCTGTGCAACATGATGCATTTTACTTGCATTTTCCTGTTTAGCTTTTATGCCTGTTGTCCTCCCTCCCCCTATTCTCCattgtattttaatttattatgttGTTATCTGAGTACCTTTCTTCATTTGGAaccaaatttttgtttttaattttcagcATCACAATCCGTGAAGaaaattattgaaatcaatCCTTACATGCTTGGCACAATGGCTGGAGGTGCTGCAGATTGTCAGTTTTGGCATAGAAACCTTGGTGTCAAGGTAATTGGCCAACGTATAATTACTTTTAAAGTTATCAGTTTTATCAAGAACGAGTTACCTTGTACTattattattgtgatttttcCTGTTTCAATTACTCAACTTGCAAATGACCATCTGATATTTATCCTtctctatttaattaattgttcctTGCCATTATTGATCTTTTGGATTTTTTCTCGTGGTTAGCTGATCATAGTGTTTAACATGATTTAGTGCCGCCGACACGAATTAGCAAATAAGCGCCGGATTTCAGTTGCAGGAGCATCAAAATTACTGGCCAACATTCTGTACTCCTATCGTGGAATGGGTCTCTCTGTCGGGACTATGATTGCTGGATGGGATGAAACagtaataacatttttattttcttacttTAACTAATGACAGTCATTTATTTTcactttcttatttttattttgatccaTAACTTACCTTCTTCTTTGGCGTGTTAGGGTCCCGGTCTATATTACGTAGACAGTGAGGGCGGGAGGCTGAAAGGAACAAGATTTTCTGTTGGATCTGGTTCACCTTATGCGTACGGTGTCTTGGATAATGGGTAAGTGTGATTCTCCGTTATCAGACTGTCTTCAATATTTCTCAATACAGTAATTTTCTCAGGTCCTtcttatcatataataaacAAATGGTGTTTTGTGAACATCGATGATTTGGCATGGTCTTACATTGGAGCTTATAAACAAAAGTAAAAGAGAGGACAAAGAACTCCATGGTGGCCACCTAACTAggacattaaattaaatttgtaatcgAACAGCTGACATTTGGTaagaaatattttgttttacaaGGCAGGAAATGTTAATTGATATAGTGATAGTTGCACCAAGGTAGATAGTGTAAGGGCTTGTTTGggaatgattttgaaattattaaaatcaattttgtcaTGTCATCTTCAAAATCACTCTCATACATTACTTTATTTCTCCTCCACTAAACTAAATAGCGAAGGAATTTGTCACTTCGTATCTGCAATACCACCATGTAAAAAGAAACTCATCACTAAGCCACCAATTAGAATTAAGTCTTGAACTGCATAATTCTTCCCATCTGTGTCATTCTAATTGACCACTTTGCCTTACCCCACAAAGTCGGCATAGACATTTCTTCAATATTCTTTCTtcttaccgttttgcctctcaTTTTGAAACAATTGCCCATCTTTCCATCTACTTTAATTTATGTGTATTGATTGATGACATTACAAAGCAGATATCGGTATGACTTGTCTGTTGAAGAGGCTGCTGAACTGGCTAGACGAGCTATTTATCATGCAACATTCCGAGATGGAGCCAGTGGTGGAGTTGCTAGCGGTATCCCTCTGTCAATATATCTcctgtttgtaatacttatttGCGTGCTTGTGCAAATTCTCTGACTCTGTTTTGAATGTCCCATCGATCAGTTTATTACGTGGGACCAAATGGATGGAAAAAGCTATCTGGGGATGATGTAGGAGAACTACATTACAACTACTACCCCGTGACGCCAACTACAGTCGATCAGGAAATGGCTGAAGTAACCGCCGCGTGACGATCCCATTTAGATATGAGCAGGTTGAGACATTCTCTCCCTATGCATTTGTGTTAGGGGGAACTGATTATAAAGAGATGCTCTAGATGATGTGTTCTTTTTAAAGTATGTGTTTACAACTCACAGAACCTTAGAAAGCTCAATTGGATCTAGGTTTGGAAACTTGTGCTGCAAGGAACTTTCTATCATGTTATTCTAGTTATGGTTTGCTTGGAGGACCTTGTCTATgtttcctaaatttttaaaccATTTCTTCATTGGGACTATCTTGTTTATCATGCTTGTGCTTTCTAGTTTAGTATAATGGTCGTCCACCTATGATCGGAAAGTTGGCTCTAGCCTTTAGTGAGCGACAAATGTTCCTTGAAAGAATGAGTAATCTGCTCATCAATTTCAATCTCTTGCCCCTTTCCATTCATCCTCGTGTTCTTTTTCAACCATCAAAATAATTAGTTATCAAAATAATGCTAATATAAggtctcgtttgataactattccgatctttactttttgtttttgaaaatttagcttATAGACATTACTTCGACgtttaaatttcttcttttgttatctatcttttatcaatattttaaaaaatcaagtcaaaattttaaaactaaaaaaaaaaaaaggaaatagtttttaaaaatttaaatttgtttttggaatttggataaGAATTTAATCATTGCACTTGAGATAAGTGTAAATCATTGTGAAAAATAAGAAGGaagtaggtttaatttttaaaaattaaaactaaaaaacggAAAATGGGGTCTAAATGTTACTATTTGAAAAATCAAGaatttatttactatttgtaTTGTGTTAATTGGAGTATAGTTTAATGAATAATGTTTGGAAGAGGCATCATTACTGTTTGTATTGTGTTATTATTTGTTGCTTCATTATTGAccctttaaaaataattacaatcaaAATGGGCATTCAACCCCTTCTCACTGACACGATTTAGAAGTGAGTGAACTAATTAGCGAGACAAAAATCATAATCGTTCTCACGTATCCTTCTCCAAATTTAACTTATtttgatttacattttttaactttagtattattattttttactaaaggcttactttcaaatatttgtgttgatttcaattatttaattttaaagaattacATTCGTTTCCACTAAAAAAATTTCACagcataattatttttaatccactaattaaaaagttaaccaaaaaaaaaaggtactATTTGACAACTCTAAGCTAAAGTTAAAATATTGGAGCATAGAGATCACTAAGTTCTAAACTTGACAGTTAATATGTAATTTTTGCAATTTTAGAAACCAAAtacaatttaaattcaaaatttggagatAATAGTTacatattttgaaacctagagaCGAATGAAAactagatttaaaatttaagaactaaaaagatATTCACCAttgtaaaaataataagaattatatggttaaaatattatttttgtctGTATACTTCGACGCTTCTTCAATTTAAGTCTATGTATTTtcaatgaattttgaattttgtccTTGCTGTTAGTTGATTATTGACATTTTCCTTGattatttattaacaatttcATTATAAATTTCGATACATAACCATATAGTATATTTTCTTGCATGAAAATGATTATTATTGTTGGTGTTCAAATTTCGTCTATGTTCGTTGTCATCATGCCCCTTGTGAGCTTGATCTTTGAGCATGCTTCTTCTTGGTCTGATCTCGCTTACCGAATTTGCTTGTGTGAGAGAACATTGCATTGGCGTGGTGCCAAGTCTATCATACTCTGATGTCTAAGTTATTACATGGAGCGTATAGTTCAACTAAGCATATAAGAAGTAAGATTGGAGCTCTATTTTAGAGATTACTGACTCTTTGCCTTTGAGGTTGTTGAATGAGATTATTTATAGACCTTGACACTCAACATTACTTACATGTAACGTTGACGATGTTAAGGTTGATTGTGACGCTCGAGGTTGGAAGGTGCCAAATTGAGcacctttatatatatatacttatcgACTCGATTAGTCGGCCAAAACCCTAAGACATTAACTTTTCCTTTCGCAAGGCACGTTCAACAATTATTACAAATCAATTAACTTACTAAGtctaagatttattgaaaggaAAGAACTAAActtcaaattctaaattaaagaaaaaaaatgataatcaattgttaaaataattaaagaaaaaaattgacttccatttctaaatttggttaaatttagaattttaacaATTGTTAACGAAAATGATAGTTTaaccaaattataaatataaaataattaaaagaaaaaaattggccATCGTTAGGAGGACTCATCCGACGTCTGAACCGCGGAATCATCTATTTTTGACAATCGGAAGCTAATTCTCAGTCAGAAGTTGCTCGCCGCTGCTCAAAACCTCGGCTATTGGGAGGTCAAGAACTTCCTTTCCTCCCCTTCTTTCCTTTTCGAAGGATTCCGATCTGACGATCTCCGGCGACTTGAATTCGACCCgctctttcttttcttaatctCCATTTCTGCACCTTCGGTAAGTATTCTATGATTTTCTTGGATTGGTGTTTTCGATGTTATCGGGTTTCAACATTTTAGTTGAATTTAGGTTTTTGGATACATGGGTTTGAACTTATTGCTTCTTGGGGTATCGGGAGATTCGGATCTTTGTTGTAGAAAGTTAATGTTTTAACATTGTTATCTATCCCCGATTTGTAAATCGAATTCGAGATTGACTCCTCAATATGTTAATAAATACCAGCCAACTACATTTTATAATAGTTTCTACACAGAGATAGTTTAGTTTAGTTCCGTGGGTGTGCCTAAATCTTATTGGAAACTTCGTAGTGTTTTTTGGCTTTAGTAGAAATTGAAGAGTCAATTTTGTTTACTGTATAATTTTTGAATTATCAGAAGGGTTTTTGTTCATTCGCGATTTTAGTTTTAATCGTGGATAACTATGGATGTCTGCAGATTGAACTTCATTTCGTTCTGTTGCTAACTTGTTTTTAACCTATTTCTAGATTGAATTGAAAGAGAGGATTGTTAGCGTGTATAAATAATACCTGGAACTTTGAACATGGTAAAGGATCCTTGTCTTTGGTGTTTGGACTATGGACATTTTCATAGCTTGGATACATAGAAGAGCTACTAATCACTAACATGGTTGTTCTTGGTTTTCCAGTCGGCTCTGTTCAATTTTCATTCCTTTCTGACAGTAATCCTTCTGGGAATTTGTACCTGTACCTATGTGAAGATGCATTTTCCAGCCATTCTTGAGCAAAGAAATGggtatttcct
This genomic window from Benincasa hispida cultivar B227 chromosome 4, ASM972705v1, whole genome shotgun sequence contains:
- the LOC120074930 gene encoding proteasome subunit beta type-5 isoform X1 — its product is MKLDTSGLQTTAPLFGPKMEALEGFAAAPSFEIPNSSDFDGFQKDAIQMVKPAKGTTTLAFIFKEGVMVAADSRASMGGYISSQSVKKIIEINPYMLGTMAGGAADCQFWHRNLGVKCRRHELANKRRISVAGASKLLANILYSYRGMGLSVGTMIAGWDETGPGLYYVDSEGGRLKGTRFSVGSGSPYAYGVLDNGYRYDLSVEEAAELARRAIYHATFRDGASGGVASVYYVGPNGWKKLSGDDVGELHYNYYPVTPTTVDQEMAEVTAA
- the LOC120074930 gene encoding proteasome subunit beta type-5 isoform X2, with product MVKPAKGTTTLAFIFKEGVMVAADSRASMGGYISSQSVKKIIEINPYMLGTMAGGAADCQFWHRNLGVKCRRHELANKRRISVAGASKLLANILYSYRGMGLSVGTMIAGWDETGPGLYYVDSEGGRLKGTRFSVGSGSPYAYGVLDNGYRYDLSVEEAAELARRAIYHATFRDGASGGVASVYYVGPNGWKKLSGDDVGELHYNYYPVTPTTVDQEMAEVTAA
- the LOC120075250 gene encoding protein kish, whose product is MSALFNFHSFLTVILLGICTCTYVKMHFPAILEQRNGFRGFFWKAARIGERLSPWVAVGCFSMGVSIIFF